From a region of the Deltaproteobacteria bacterium genome:
- a CDS encoding TVP38/TMEM64 family protein, protein METVQPHPIKGKKPLAKAVFLLVFIAGAVAVVRFTPVKAYLTANELGHFLEMAGPWAPALFILTYAVGVCLFVPGTLLTTLGGAIFGALYGFVYVWVGAMLGASAAFWIGRTLGRDLASSLIGDRLRKYDDAIERNGFAAVLYLRLVYFPFTPMNFGMGLTSVRFWDYFFGTGLGIVVGVFIFTFFVGTVRDVWVSGNWSGLLSGKTLFSVALFVFSFFIPRIIKKIKGE, encoded by the coding sequence ATGGAGACAGTCCAGCCGCATCCGATCAAGGGGAAGAAGCCGCTTGCCAAGGCGGTTTTTCTCCTGGTTTTTATCGCGGGGGCCGTCGCGGTAGTCCGGTTCACACCTGTTAAAGCCTACCTCACCGCGAACGAACTGGGGCATTTCCTGGAGATGGCCGGCCCGTGGGCTCCGGCGCTGTTCATCCTGACTTATGCCGTCGGGGTCTGCCTTTTCGTTCCCGGCACGCTTCTCACGACCCTGGGAGGGGCGATCTTCGGCGCCTTGTACGGATTCGTTTATGTTTGGGTCGGAGCGATGCTGGGGGCGAGCGCCGCCTTCTGGATCGGGCGCACCCTCGGCAGGGACCTTGCCTCCTCGCTCATCGGCGACCGCCTCCGCAAATACGACGATGCGATCGAACGGAACGGGTTCGCCGCAGTGTTGTACCTGCGGCTGGTCTACTTCCCCTTCACGCCCATGAATTTCGGGATGGGGTTGACCAGCGTGCGTTTTTGGGATTACTTCTTCGGCACGGGCCTCGGAATCGTCGTGGGCGTCTTCATCTTCACGTTTTTCGTCGGCACGGTGCGGGACGTCTGGGTGAGCGGGAATTGGAGCGGGCTGCTCTCCGGGAAGACGCTCTTCTCGGTCGCCCTGTTCGTTTTTTCCTTTTTCATTCCCCGAATCATAAAGAAGATCAAGGGAGAATAG
- a CDS encoding PAS domain S-box protein yields the protein MDMKKRFGLAARFNLLAISLILATAAGITSYLIWEEAKYSREEIDNFGRTTASMMAQNGEFGVFTRDREALQAILEGIETNPDLGYAAFLDDGKRLLRSYSKPRFDTIPGPPSGMDQAAGGNISRRRFRNSRDGVEFTDYLVPVIIQPGKEFAGITDAAKHRPRVIGYLQLGLSMENRDRKLRQFILSAAMVTSVLVLAGTLATLLITRRITSPIRKLVDFTHAVSEEKMGEQAPVGGSAEIADLSHSFNLMLTRLKSYRDQLEVRNMALAEANRQEADVRRRAEEDRELLNMAVEQAAETIVITDIGGKVQYVNPAFEQTTGYKAAEVIGRNLRMLKSGRHDSDYYRDMWDTLASGQVWSGHFINRRKDGTMFEEMAVISPVRDASGNIVNYVAVKRDVTREVQLEEQLRQSQKMEAVGKLAGGIAHDFNNLLTAILGYSDLLLGSLDRHNPMRMEVEEIKKAGERAAVLTRQILAFSRKQMLQPRMLDMNRVISNMDIMLRRMIRESIELIARPEPEIWKVRVDPGQIEQVLMNLAVNARDAMPHGGKLIIETMNVEFDENFIRDHPYVLPGPYVMMAVTDTGCGMERDTISRIFEPFFTTKPQGKGTGLGLSTVYGIVKQSKGYILVDSEVGKGSTFRVYLPRAEGEAERAGAVAEEASVKWMGTETILLAEDEDLVRDFVLNVLRSRGYTVLDARDGAGALETGRLHDGPIHLLLTDVVMPQMGGHELSMRLGPSHPGMRVLYMSGYTEAILRQGELEAGVPFLQKPFRPEALLGKVREVLDAPSRPLEGCPGV from the coding sequence ATGGATATGAAGAAACGGTTCGGACTTGCCGCCCGGTTCAATCTGCTGGCGATCTCGCTGATCCTTGCCACCGCGGCGGGGATCACTTCCTACCTCATTTGGGAGGAGGCGAAGTACAGCCGGGAGGAAATCGACAACTTCGGCCGGACCACCGCGTCCATGATGGCGCAGAACGGCGAATTCGGAGTTTTCACGAGAGACCGGGAAGCGTTGCAGGCGATACTGGAAGGGATCGAGACAAATCCCGACCTGGGCTACGCGGCGTTTCTCGACGACGGAAAGCGGCTTCTTCGGAGCTACAGCAAGCCCCGGTTCGACACGATTCCCGGCCCCCCCTCCGGTATGGACCAGGCAGCGGGAGGAAACATCTCCCGCCGAAGATTCAGGAATTCCCGTGACGGGGTGGAATTCACGGATTATCTCGTTCCGGTGATCATTCAACCGGGGAAAGAATTCGCCGGGATCACCGACGCCGCAAAGCATCGTCCGAGAGTCATCGGCTATCTCCAGCTGGGATTGTCGATGGAGAACCGTGACCGCAAGCTGCGGCAGTTCATTCTGTCGGCGGCCATGGTCACGTCCGTATTGGTTCTCGCCGGGACGTTGGCGACGCTGCTGATCACCCGCAGGATCACGTCCCCGATAAGGAAACTCGTCGATTTTACCCATGCGGTATCGGAAGAGAAGATGGGGGAGCAGGCGCCCGTCGGAGGAAGCGCCGAGATCGCCGACCTGTCTCATTCATTCAACCTGATGCTTACCCGGTTGAAGTCCTACAGGGACCAGCTGGAAGTCCGGAACATGGCGCTTGCGGAGGCCAACCGTCAGGAAGCGGATGTCCGGAGGCGGGCAGAGGAGGATAGGGAGCTGCTGAACATGGCCGTCGAACAGGCCGCCGAGACCATCGTGATCACCGATATCGGGGGGAAGGTCCAGTACGTGAACCCTGCCTTCGAGCAGACCACCGGATACAAAGCCGCGGAAGTGATCGGAAGGAACCTCCGCATGCTCAAGAGCGGCCGGCACGATTCCGATTACTACCGGGACATGTGGGACACGCTTGCAAGCGGGCAGGTGTGGTCAGGGCACTTCATCAACCGCCGCAAGGACGGGACGATGTTCGAGGAGATGGCGGTGATCTCCCCCGTTCGAGACGCCTCAGGCAACATCGTGAATTACGTCGCCGTGAAACGCGACGTCACGCGCGAAGTCCAGCTGGAAGAGCAGCTCCGCCAGTCGCAGAAAATGGAAGCAGTGGGAAAACTGGCGGGAGGGATCGCCCACGACTTCAACAATCTGTTGACGGCCATCCTGGGTTACAGCGACCTGCTGTTGGGGAGCCTCGACCGGCATAACCCGATGCGGATGGAGGTCGAGGAGATAAAGAAGGCCGGGGAACGCGCCGCCGTCCTTACCCGCCAGATACTGGCGTTCAGCCGGAAGCAGATGCTCCAGCCGAGGATGCTCGACATGAACCGCGTGATCTCCAATATGGACATAATGCTCCGGCGCATGATCCGGGAAAGCATAGAGCTGATCGCGAGACCGGAACCGGAGATCTGGAAGGTGCGGGTCGATCCCGGCCAGATCGAGCAGGTTCTCATGAATCTCGCCGTCAACGCCCGCGACGCCATGCCCCATGGCGGGAAACTCATAATAGAGACGATGAACGTCGAATTCGACGAGAACTTCATCCGGGACCACCCGTACGTCCTGCCCGGCCCGTACGTGATGATGGCGGTGACGGACACAGGGTGCGGAATGGAGAGAGATACGATCTCCCGGATCTTCGAGCCTTTCTTCACGACGAAGCCGCAGGGGAAGGGGACCGGATTGGGGCTCTCCACCGTCTACGGGATAGTTAAGCAGAGCAAGGGCTACATCCTGGTGGACAGCGAGGTGGGAAAAGGGAGCACGTTCCGCGTGTACCTGCCGCGGGCGGAGGGGGAGGCGGAGCGTGCAGGGGCGGTTGCCGAGGAAGCGTCCGTCAAATGGATGGGAACGGAAACGATACTCCTGGCCGAAGACGAAGACCTGGTCCGGGATTTCGTACTGAACGTACTGCGAAGCCGCGGTTACACGGTCCTGGATGCGCGGGACGGCGCAGGAGCCCTGGAAACCGGCCGCTTGCACGATGGGCCGATACACCTTCTCCTGACCGACGTCGTCATGCCCCAGATGGGCGGGCATGAACTGTCGATGCGCCTTGGGCCCTCCCACCCCGGGATGCGCGTTCTTTACATGTCGGGCTACACGGAGGCGATCCTGCGTCAAGGGGAACTGGAGGCCGGAGTGCCGTTCCTTCAGAAGCCCTTCCGGCCCGAGGCCCTGCTGGGCAAGGTCCGCGAAGTGCTGGACGCCCCATCGAGGCCGCTGGAGGGATGCCCGGGAGTGTGA
- a CDS encoding LLM class flavin-dependent oxidoreductase, with translation MKGDDPEESSRIVEEVVEKVLSGIKLGVNWSELKILEDENSSKAKIQELGAKIATKNPETSATILAIAHSIYFDHSRGGSAPDFFDAYLRLGAERIKILFFFLALSSLGKGPDGRRRAAKSAGISILGRIIAQQMGLKDELVRKVEAGGLLCQIGRNVFMKARELGMEIDDEFIDAHEVDLATRVVKKLGLDSFLLKAVDMSYVDFDEDSFSLGGIVKLAESLTENSFDRYGKLVLQSPMPDRYDVVTKSPGDVVQRHFSILGVGEYLEVREVPTPRQLEAIRKH, from the coding sequence ATGAAAGGAGATGATCCGGAAGAGAGTTCGAGAATCGTCGAAGAAGTCGTGGAGAAAGTGCTCTCGGGGATCAAGCTGGGGGTGAACTGGTCCGAGCTGAAGATCCTGGAAGATGAAAATTCCAGCAAGGCGAAGATCCAGGAATTGGGGGCGAAGATCGCGACCAAAAATCCCGAGACGAGCGCAACGATCCTTGCGATCGCGCATTCCATATACTTCGATCATTCCCGTGGAGGGAGCGCCCCTGATTTTTTCGACGCTTACCTGCGGCTGGGAGCGGAACGGATAAAGATCCTTTTTTTCTTCCTTGCGTTGTCTTCCCTCGGTAAAGGCCCGGACGGCCGGCGTCGGGCGGCAAAAAGCGCCGGTATATCGATCCTCGGAAGGATCATCGCCCAGCAGATGGGACTCAAGGATGAACTGGTCCGGAAAGTGGAGGCCGGCGGTTTGCTTTGCCAGATCGGGAGAAACGTCTTCATGAAGGCCCGGGAATTGGGCATGGAGATAGACGACGAATTCATCGATGCTCACGAAGTCGACCTCGCAACAAGGGTCGTGAAGAAGCTGGGGCTGGATTCCTTCCTCCTTAAAGCCGTGGACATGTCATACGTGGATTTCGACGAGGATTCGTTTTCCCTTGGAGGAATCGTAAAACTGGCGGAGTCCTTGACGGAGAACAGCTTCGACCGATACGGCAAGCTGGTTCTGCAATCCCCGATGCCGGATCGATACGACGTGGTGACGAAATCGCCGGGCGACGTCGTTCAGAGGCATTTTTCCATCCTCGGTGTGGGTGAATACCTCGAAGTCAGGGAAGTTCCCACTCCCCGCCAGCTCGAAGCTATCCGCAAGCACTAG
- a CDS encoding TonB-dependent receptor: MDRMNGKKRKPSRRIVLLGLLCIALPAGFNSPAIAAHPAARSDEETMIFGEIPSVVGASKYEQKVTEAPSSVSIVTSAEIKKYGYRTLADILRRLRGFYVTDDRNYSYVGVRGFNRPGDYNTRVLLLVDGHRINDALYEQAYIGTDFILDVDLIDRVEVIRGPSSSLYGSSAFFAVVNVITRRARNLDGLEISGEAASFDTTRWRASYGNRFGGGLEAVLSGTHYESKGQNLFFPEFDDPATNNGVAEKKDGDRFKSLFSNVSFGDFNLQAAYSTREKGIPTGSYGTAFNDPRTRTTDERYYADLKYERVIDARTSFMGRIFYDWYRYDGDYAYRDDTVNPVPPFFYLNRDGGKAEWAGGEFKLSRRMRDRHRLTVGAEYRYALHLDQFNFNPDPFTQALDDKRRDDNWGIYFQDEVVLAKTLVLNAGARHDRYGRFGGTFNPRVALIYNPSGNWFLKFLYGRAFRAPNAYELYYSDGGVTQKSNPGLRPEVIRTYEIVFENYTADHYRVVAAGYFYRIDNLVSQQEDPADGLTVFRNAGEVRAKGIEFALERKWGSGLEGRVNYALQKTRTSDTGTDLSNSPRHLAKLNLLVPLAGEKLSAGMEVRYMSKRSPTPPHTTPAGAVTVANVTLFSARLVKGLAVSGSVYNLFDKEYGDPAAVEHPEALIPQDGRNYRLKFTYKY, from the coding sequence TTGGACAGGATGAACGGGAAAAAACGGAAACCCAGCCGGCGTATCGTACTCCTCGGGCTCCTGTGCATTGCCCTGCCCGCCGGGTTTAATTCCCCGGCCATCGCGGCACACCCCGCCGCCCGATCCGATGAAGAGACGATGATTTTCGGGGAAATTCCCTCCGTGGTCGGAGCCTCCAAGTACGAACAGAAGGTGACGGAGGCGCCGTCGTCGGTGAGCATCGTCACATCCGCCGAAATCAAAAAATACGGATACCGGACGCTGGCGGATATCCTGCGACGCCTGCGCGGGTTTTACGTGACGGACGACAGAAACTATTCGTACGTCGGCGTCCGGGGATTCAATCGCCCGGGGGACTACAACACCCGGGTCCTGCTTCTCGTCGACGGGCACCGGATCAACGACGCTCTTTACGAACAGGCTTACATCGGGACGGACTTCATTCTCGACGTCGACCTGATCGACCGGGTGGAGGTCATCCGCGGCCCGAGTTCCTCCCTTTACGGGAGCAGCGCCTTTTTCGCCGTGGTCAACGTCATTACGCGCCGGGCGCGCAACCTGGACGGCCTGGAAATCTCCGGGGAAGCGGCGAGCTTCGATACCACCCGTTGGCGCGCGAGCTACGGCAACCGGTTTGGCGGCGGGCTGGAAGCGGTCCTGTCCGGAACGCATTACGAAAGCAAGGGGCAAAACCTCTTCTTCCCCGAATTCGACGATCCGGCCACCAATAACGGGGTTGCGGAGAAGAAGGACGGCGACAGGTTCAAAAGCCTTTTCTCCAATGTTTCCTTCGGCGATTTCAACCTCCAGGCGGCATATTCAACCCGCGAAAAAGGGATACCCACGGGGTCGTACGGCACGGCGTTCAACGATCCGCGGACAAGGACGACGGACGAACGGTACTATGCCGACCTCAAATACGAGCGGGTTATCGATGCGCGGACGAGCTTCATGGGGAGGATCTTCTACGACTGGTACCGGTACGACGGGGATTACGCCTACCGGGACGATACGGTGAATCCGGTCCCGCCGTTTTTCTACCTGAACAGGGACGGAGGCAAGGCGGAATGGGCCGGCGGGGAGTTCAAGCTCTCCCGAAGGATGCGGGACAGGCACCGGTTGACCGTCGGAGCGGAATACCGTTACGCGTTACACCTGGACCAGTTCAATTTCAATCCGGACCCTTTCACCCAGGCGCTCGACGACAAACGGAGGGATGATAATTGGGGGATCTACTTTCAGGATGAGGTCGTGCTCGCTAAAACCCTCGTGCTGAACGCCGGCGCGCGGCACGACCGCTACGGCAGGTTCGGCGGTACCTTCAATCCCAGGGTCGCATTGATCTATAACCCCTCGGGAAACTGGTTTCTCAAGTTTCTTTACGGCAGGGCGTTCCGCGCTCCCAACGCATATGAACTTTATTATTCCGACGGCGGAGTCACTCAGAAATCGAACCCTGGCCTGCGCCCCGAGGTAATCCGGACCTATGAGATCGTCTTCGAGAATTACACGGCCGATCATTATCGCGTGGTCGCAGCCGGCTATTTTTACAGGATCGACAACCTTGTTTCCCAGCAGGAGGATCCGGCGGACGGCCTCACGGTATTTCGGAACGCGGGCGAGGTCAGGGCGAAGGGGATCGAGTTCGCGCTGGAACGAAAATGGGGGAGCGGGCTGGAAGGCCGGGTAAATTACGCGCTCCAGAAGACCAGGACGTCCGACACGGGGACGGACCTTTCCAATTCCCCCCGGCATCTCGCGAAACTCAATCTGCTCGTTCCGCTGGCGGGAGAAAAACTGTCCGCGGGGATGGAAGTCCGGTACATGAGCAAGCGCAGCCCCACCCCTCCCCACACGACTCCCGCGGGCGCGGTAACGGTCGCCAACGTGACGCTGTTTTCGGCCCGATTGGTGAAAGGGCTCGCCGTATCGGGGAGCGTCTACAACCTTTTCGACAAGGAATATGGGGATCCGGCAGCTGTGGAGCATCCCGAAGCCCTGATCCCGCAGGACGGAAGGAATTACAGGTTGAAGTTCACGTACAAATATTGA
- a CDS encoding mercuric reductase, translated as MEAIRKPVPAAGRVFPQDRHNLELVANVRPHGWENPDPAPRYNMVVLGAGTAGLVTAAGSAGLGARVALVERHLMGGDCLNVGCVPSKSLIRSSRVSFDIRSADRYGVRSGGNGAVDFPAVMERMRRLRAGISGHDSAERFRSLGVDVFFGDGRFAGPDTIEVEGKALRFSKAVIATGARAAVPSVHGLADAGFVTNETVFSLTELPPRLLVFGAGPLGCELAQAFRRFGSEVTLIERGPQFLAREDPDAAALLHAAFLAEGIEVRLNTAVTSVSVAGGEKRVHLRDNEGSEDTVPVDEILIGAGRVPNVEGLGLETAGVRYDAAGGIAVDDFLRSTNPRVYAAGDVCLRHKFTHTADAAARIAIQNALFLGQKKVSALTVPWCTYTDPEIAHVGMYEREARERGIAVDTFEKKMSGVDRAVVDGEEEGFVKIHVRKGGDKILGATIVARHAGEMINEISLAIVGGIGLGALANVIHSYPTQAEAIRQAAEAYNRTRLTPFVKKILGGWLELTK; from the coding sequence ATGGAAGCGATCCGAAAGCCCGTTCCCGCCGCAGGCAGGGTATTTCCGCAAGATAGGCACAATCTGGAACTCGTCGCCAACGTCCGTCCGCACGGATGGGAAAACCCGGACCCCGCCCCGCGCTACAACATGGTCGTTCTCGGAGCCGGGACCGCGGGGCTTGTTACCGCCGCAGGATCCGCGGGCCTGGGTGCCAGGGTCGCGCTTGTGGAGCGGCACCTAATGGGAGGGGATTGCCTGAACGTGGGATGCGTGCCGTCGAAAAGCCTCATACGCTCTTCCCGCGTCTCCTTCGACATCCGGTCGGCGGACCGTTACGGAGTGCGTTCCGGCGGGAACGGCGCCGTCGATTTTCCGGCGGTGATGGAGCGGATGCGGCGGCTTCGGGCGGGAATCAGCGGGCACGACTCCGCCGAACGATTCAGATCGCTGGGAGTGGACGTTTTTTTCGGCGATGGACGGTTCGCAGGCCCAGACACCATAGAGGTGGAAGGAAAAGCACTCCGCTTTTCGAAAGCGGTGATAGCGACGGGAGCGCGGGCCGCCGTGCCTTCCGTCCACGGGCTCGCCGATGCGGGGTTCGTGACGAACGAGACGGTATTTTCCCTTACCGAACTTCCGCCCCGCCTCCTGGTCTTCGGCGCCGGACCGCTCGGATGCGAGTTGGCGCAGGCTTTCCGCCGGTTCGGTTCGGAGGTCACTCTTATCGAGCGGGGACCGCAGTTCCTTGCACGGGAGGACCCGGATGCCGCGGCGCTTCTGCATGCTGCGTTCCTGGCGGAGGGTATCGAAGTAAGGTTGAATACGGCCGTCACGAGCGTAAGCGTCGCGGGAGGAGAGAAGCGCGTCCATCTTCGGGACAATGAGGGGAGTGAGGACACGGTACCCGTGGACGAAATACTTATCGGAGCCGGCCGGGTCCCGAACGTGGAAGGGCTGGGTCTCGAAACCGCGGGGGTCCGGTACGATGCCGCGGGCGGGATCGCTGTGGACGATTTCCTGCGGTCCACCAATCCCCGCGTATACGCGGCGGGGGATGTCTGCCTGCGCCATAAATTCACGCACACGGCCGATGCCGCGGCTCGCATCGCGATTCAGAACGCCCTCTTCCTCGGGCAGAAGAAGGTGAGCGCGCTCACGGTTCCATGGTGCACCTATACTGACCCTGAAATCGCCCACGTCGGCATGTACGAACGCGAAGCGCGGGAGCGGGGAATCGCCGTCGATACTTTCGAGAAGAAGATGAGCGGTGTGGACCGGGCCGTAGTGGACGGGGAGGAGGAAGGGTTCGTCAAAATCCATGTAAGGAAGGGAGGCGATAAGATCCTCGGCGCGACGATCGTCGCCCGTCACGCAGGCGAGATGATCAACGAAATCTCCCTGGCGATCGTTGGCGGGATCGGGCTGGGGGCGTTGGCTAACGTCATTCATTCCTATCCGACCCAGGCCGAAGCGATCCGGCAGGCGGCCGAAGCATACAACCGAACGAGGCTAACTCCTTTCGTCAAAAAGATTTTGGGCGGATGGCTCGAATTGACAAAATAG
- a CDS encoding sulfite exporter TauE/SafE family protein, with amino-acid sequence MGFLVIGVFTGAVSGMFGIGGGVFVIPAMVYIFGFTQKTATGTSLAMLLPPIGILAFLQFYRAGQVNVAAAILLIAGFLAGSWLSAGYAVALPDLLLKRLFGGVLIVMGAIYILTAR; translated from the coding sequence ATGGGGTTTCTGGTCATAGGGGTGTTCACCGGGGCGGTGTCGGGGATGTTCGGGATAGGCGGCGGAGTGTTCGTCATCCCGGCGATGGTGTATATCTTCGGGTTCACGCAGAAGACGGCGACGGGGACGTCGCTGGCGATGCTCCTTCCGCCCATAGGCATCCTTGCCTTCCTCCAGTTCTACCGGGCAGGGCAGGTAAACGTCGCCGCTGCGATCCTCCTTATCGCGGGTTTCCTCGCGGGATCCTGGCTCTCCGCCGGATACGCGGTCGCCCTTCCCGACCTGCTCCTGAAGCGTCTTTTCGGCGGCGTGTTGATCGTGATGGGGGCGATATACATATTGACGGCCCGTTAA
- a CDS encoding ABC transporter substrate-binding protein, protein MRSRTNAFGSRWISLVTAAASLVLFLGVGACIAAETGEVRIAVLFGGNGAPFKETLAGFQQVLRTRGMRARYIVRNLAGNGEKAARAVREIKSEKPDLLFTVGTRATEAALKKIADIPIIAGLLLRPDLLDEKDNATGVYLEHPVETQLKWLRRILPEARNVGILFNPGENWEGVKCAARIAADLGLRLEAREVESPGDIPQALESLGRRADVLWGMSDSVASAPETARYVLLSSFRHRIPFVGLSSSWVKAGALYSLEWDYGDIGSQCGEMALKVLGGEPVDSIPPAPPRRTVYALNMNTAKQLNIRLPESIVRGAVRVFQGGD, encoded by the coding sequence TTGAGATCGCGAACAAATGCATTCGGATCACGATGGATCAGCCTCGTGACGGCTGCCGCTTCGCTGGTCCTGTTTCTCGGGGTCGGCGCGTGCATCGCGGCGGAAACCGGTGAGGTGCGCATAGCGGTGCTCTTCGGCGGCAATGGCGCACCCTTCAAGGAAACTCTCGCCGGCTTCCAGCAGGTCTTGCGGACCAGGGGGATGCGGGCGCGGTATATCGTCCGGAATCTTGCCGGAAACGGAGAGAAGGCGGCACGGGCGGTCCGGGAAATCAAATCGGAAAAGCCGGATCTTCTGTTCACCGTGGGGACCCGGGCGACGGAAGCGGCGTTGAAGAAAATCGCGGATATTCCCATAATCGCCGGGCTTCTGCTGCGGCCCGATCTTCTGGATGAAAAGGACAATGCCACCGGCGTCTATCTCGAACATCCCGTGGAGACGCAATTGAAGTGGCTGCGCCGCATTCTCCCGGAAGCGAGGAACGTCGGCATTCTCTTCAACCCCGGAGAGAACTGGGAAGGTGTGAAGTGCGCGGCACGTATCGCGGCGGACCTGGGGTTACGCCTGGAGGCCCGCGAAGTCGAAAGCCCCGGGGACATCCCGCAGGCGCTTGAGAGTCTCGGAAGGAGGGCGGACGTCCTGTGGGGAATGTCCGACTCCGTGGCGTCGGCTCCCGAGACGGCTCGTTACGTGCTGCTGTCCTCCTTCCGACATCGCATTCCGTTCGTCGGCCTTTCCTCATCCTGGGTCAAGGCCGGCGCACTCTACTCCCTCGAATGGGACTATGGCGATATCGGGTCGCAGTGCGGCGAAATGGCCTTGAAAGTGCTGGGCGGGGAACCGGTTGATTCGATCCCGCCGGCGCCGCCGCGGCGAACGGTCTACGCGTTGAACATGAATACGGCGAAACAGTTGAATATCCGGCTCCCGGAATCGATCGTGCGGGGAGCTGTTCGCGTGTTCCAGGGAGGGGATTGA
- a CDS encoding type II toxin-antitoxin system HicB family antitoxin yields the protein MKRYTYTVLLGPKDDGGYRAHCPALPGCRAYGSTRKETIRNIKLSISHKLDQLENSGRPIPKDRDLA from the coding sequence ATGAAGAGGTACACCTACACCGTTCTGTTGGGGCCGAAAGACGACGGCGGTTATCGCGCGCATTGCCCCGCGTTGCCGGGATGCCGCGCCTACGGAAGCACCAGGAAGGAGACGATCCGGAACATCAAGCTCTCCATCAGCCACAAACTCGATCAACTGGAGAACAGCGGGAGGCCGATTCCGAAGGACCGCGACCTGGCGTAA
- a CDS encoding M48 family metallopeptidase, translating into MTRSLGSVWWILFAGFIAACAAAPYTQRNQLIAIGEAEELRLGEEAFLEIKGREPLIDDYRARMIKRVGSRIAAVAGKDRYRWEFILIDSDEANAFALPGGKVGFYRGILPYCEDEAGIAAVMSHEVAHALARHGAERLSQARLFEFGGAAISAVFSGGSPALQKGVLGAYGTGGKLGVLLPFSRLHESEADEIGLILMAKAGYDPGRAVGFWKKLLAVGREGKTSAILSTHPSGEERIRRLEELMPLALEFYRKAAAGRQLPEDERGNAPDASPEDILRRLRESR; encoded by the coding sequence GTGACCCGGTCCCTTGGCAGCGTGTGGTGGATCTTGTTCGCCGGATTCATCGCCGCCTGCGCGGCGGCGCCCTATACCCAACGGAATCAGCTGATCGCCATCGGGGAAGCGGAGGAACTCCGGCTCGGCGAGGAGGCCTTTCTGGAGATAAAGGGCAGGGAACCGCTGATAGACGATTACCGGGCGCGCATGATCAAACGGGTGGGCTCAAGGATCGCCGCCGTGGCAGGGAAAGACCGCTACCGCTGGGAATTCATCCTGATCGACAGCGACGAGGCGAACGCGTTCGCGCTTCCGGGGGGGAAGGTCGGCTTCTACAGGGGGATCCTCCCGTATTGCGAGGACGAGGCGGGAATCGCCGCCGTCATGTCGCACGAAGTGGCGCATGCGCTTGCCAGGCACGGAGCGGAGCGGCTTTCCCAGGCGCGGCTCTTCGAATTCGGCGGCGCGGCGATCTCCGCGGTCTTCTCTGGGGGATCTCCTGCTTTGCAGAAAGGGGTACTCGGCGCCTACGGCACGGGAGGGAAGCTCGGGGTGCTGCTTCCGTTCAGCCGGCTGCATGAATCGGAGGCAGACGAGATCGGCCTCATTTTGATGGCAAAGGCCGGGTACGACCCGGGGAGAGCCGTCGGTTTCTGGAAAAAGCTGCTTGCGGTGGGCCGGGAAGGAAAGACATCGGCGATCCTGTCGACTCATCCGAGCGGCGAAGAGCGTATCCGCAGGCTCGAGGAGCTGATGCCCTTGGCGCTGGAATTTTACCGGAAGGCCGCCGCGGGACGGCAGTTGCCGGAGGATGAACGCGGGAATGCCCCCGACGCTTCTCCTGAGGATATCTTAAGGAGGCTTCGGGAGTCCCGGTAG